A single region of the Cucumis melo cultivar AY chromosome 3, USDA_Cmelo_AY_1.0, whole genome shotgun sequence genome encodes:
- the CCD8 gene encoding carotenoid cleavage dioxygenase 8 homolog B, chloroplastic isoform X1 — protein sequence MMASMAIGSCIISPFNFKTKHPLLPIQQPSSKPTLSNFTIRSIASPVRPPSPVVVPLPEIDTFDAPNHVAWTSIRQDRWEGELSVQGHLPSWLSGTYLRNGPGLWNIGDYDFRHLFDGYAMIVKLHFDNGRLIAGHRQIESNAYKAAMKNQKICYREFSEVPKADNFLAYVGELANLFSGASLTDNANTGVVKLGDGRVVCLTETQKGSIMIDPDTLETVGKFEYSDSLGGLIHSAHPIVTDSEFLTLLPDLLNPGYLVVRMEPSSNERKVIGRVNCKGGPAPGWVHSFPVTENYVVVPEMPLRYCAQNLLKAEPTPLYKFEWRPESKAFMHVMCKASGNIVASVEVPLFITFHFINAYEERDEKGRITAVIADCCEHNANPVILDRLRLHNLRDSLKYPLPDARVGRFRIPLDGSGYGELEAALDPDEHGRGMDMCSFNPAYLGKKYRYAYACGAERPCNFPNTLTKIDLVKKMAKNWYEEGTVPSEPFFVARPGATEEDDGVVISMVSGKNGEGYALLLDGSTFEEIARAKFPYGLPYGLHGCWVPKN from the exons ATGATGGCTTCCATGGCCATAGGAAGCTGCATTATTTCTCCCTTCAACTTCAAAACCAAACATCCACTTCTTCCTATCCAACAACCTTCTTCAAAACCTACCCTTTCCAACTTCACCATCAGAAGCATAGCCAGTCCAGTCCGCCCCCCCTCACCGGTCGTCGTTCCATTGCCGGAGATCGACACCTTCGACGCCCCGAATCACGTTGCATGGACCAGCATTCGGCAAGACCGTTGGGAAGGAGAACTCTCCGTCCAAGGACATTTACCCAGTTGGCTG AGTGGGACATATTTGAGAAATGGACCTGGATTATGGAATATTGGTGATTATGACTTTAGGCATCTTTTTGATGGCTATGCGATGATTGTTAAGCTTCACTTTGATAACGGTCGACTAATTGCCGGTCACCGTCAGATTGAATCGAACGCCTATAAAGCTGCCATGAAGAATCAAAAGATTTGTTATCGTGAATTTTCTGAAGTCCCCAAAGCTGATAATTTTCTTGCTTATGTTGGGGAGCTTGCAAACCTTTTCTCTGGTGCATCACTGACTGATAACGCAAACACTGGAGTTGTGAAGCTTGGCGACGGTCGCGTTGTTTGTCTTACAGAAACTCAAAAGGGGTCTATAATGATCGATCCAGACACATTAGAGACTGTGGGAAAGTTTGAGTACAGTGATTCACTTGGTGGTTTGATTCACTCGGCTCATCCAATTGTTACAGACTCGGAGTTTTTAACGTTGTTGCCAGATCTTTTGAACCCAGGTTACTTGGTGGTTCGGATGGAACCAAGCTCGAACGAGCGGAAGGTGATCGGTCGAGTCAATTGCAAGGGTGGGCCAGCCCCGGGTTGGGTCCACTCGTTTCCAGTGACGGAGAATTACGTGGTGGTGCCGGAGATGCCGTTGAGATATTGTGCTCAAAACCTGCTGAAGGCGGAGCCTACACCGTTGTACAAGTTTGAGTGGCGGCCGGAGTCCAAAGCCTTTATGCATGTCATGTGCAAAGCTAGTGGAAACATT GTGGCAAGTGTAGAAGTGCCATTATTCATTACATTTCATTTCATAAATGCATATGAAGAGAGGGATGAAAAGGGAAGGATTACTGCTGTGATTGCTGATTGTTGCGAACATAACGCCAATCCTGTAATCTTAGACCGACTTAGGCTTCATAATTTGCGTGATTCTCTCAAATATCCCCTTCCAGATGCCAG AGTTGGAAGGTTCAGAATACCACTGGATGGGAGTGGATATGGGGAGTTGGAGGCAGCATTGGACCCTGATGAACATGGCAGAGGAATGGATATGTGCAGCTTCAATCCTGCTTACTTAGGCAAAAAATATAGATATGCCTATGCTTGTGGAGCCGAAAGACCCTGTAATTTCCCGAACACACTTACCAAG ATCGATTTGGTGAAGAAGATGGCCAAGAATTGGTATGAGGAGGGCACTGTCCCTTCCGAGCCTTTCTTTGTGGCTCGACCGGGTGCAACCGAAGAAGATGATG GAGTGGTGATCTCTATGGTCAGTGGGAAAAATGGAGAAGGGTATGCTTTACTACTAGATGGATCAACATTTGAAGAGATAGCCAGAGCAAAGTTTCCTTATGGTCTTCCTTATGGCCTACACGGTTGCTGGGTTCCCAAGAATTAG
- the CCD8 gene encoding carotenoid cleavage dioxygenase 8 homolog B, chloroplastic (The RefSeq protein has 1 substitution compared to this genomic sequence) — translation MMASMAIGSCIISPFNFKTKHPLLPIQQPSSKPTLSNFTIRSIASPVRPPSPVVVPLPEIDTFDAPNHVAWTSIRQDRWEGELSVQGHLPSWLVSGTYLRNGPGLWNIGDYNFRHLFDGYAMIVKLHFDNGRLIAGHRQIESNAYKAAMKNQKICYREFSEVPKADNFLAYVGELANLFSGASLTDNANTGVVKLGDGRVVCLTETQKGSIMIDPDTLETVGKFEYSDSLGGLIHSAHPIVTDSEFLTLLPDLLNPGYLVVRMEPSSNERKVIGRVNCKGGPAPGWVHSFPVTENYVVVPEMPLRYCAQNLLKAEPTPLYKFEWRPESKAFMHVMCKASGNIVASVEVPLFITFHFINAYEERDEKGRITAVIADCCEHNANPVILDRLRLHNLRDSLKYPLPDARVGRFRIPLDGSGYGELEAALDPDEHGRGMDMCSFNPAYLGKKYRYAYACGAERPCNFPNTLTKIDLVKKMAKNWYEEGTVPSEPFFVARPGATEEDDGVVISMVSGKNGEGYALLLDGSTFEEIARAKFPYGLPYGLHGCWVPKN, via the exons ATGATGGCTTCCATGGCCATAGGAAGCTGCATTATTTCTCCCTTCAACTTCAAAACCAAACATCCACTTCTTCCTATCCAACAACCTTCTTCAAAACCTACCCTTTCCAACTTCACCATCAGAAGCATAGCCAGTCCAGTCCGCCCCCCCTCACCGGTCGTCGTTCCATTGCCGGAGATCGACACCTTCGACGCCCCGAATCACGTTGCATGGACCAGCATTCGGCAAGACCGTTGGGAAGGAGAACTCTCCGTCCAAGGACATTTACCCAGTTGGCTGGT GAGTGGGACATATTTGAGAAATGGACCTGGATTATGGAATATTGGTGATTATGACTTTAGGCATCTTTTTGATGGCTATGCGATGATTGTTAAGCTTCACTTTGATAACGGTCGACTAATTGCCGGTCACCGTCAGATTGAATCGAACGCCTATAAAGCTGCCATGAAGAATCAAAAGATTTGTTATCGTGAATTTTCTGAAGTCCCCAAAGCTGATAATTTTCTTGCTTATGTTGGGGAGCTTGCAAACCTTTTCTCTGGTGCATCACTGACTGATAACGCAAACACTGGAGTTGTGAAGCTTGGCGACGGTCGCGTTGTTTGTCTTACAGAAACTCAAAAGGGGTCTATAATGATCGATCCAGACACATTAGAGACTGTGGGAAAGTTTGAGTACAGTGATTCACTTGGTGGTTTGATTCACTCGGCTCATCCAATTGTTACAGACTCGGAGTTTTTAACGTTGTTGCCAGATCTTTTGAACCCAGGTTACTTGGTGGTTCGGATGGAACCAAGCTCGAACGAGCGGAAGGTGATCGGTCGAGTCAATTGCAAGGGTGGGCCAGCCCCGGGTTGGGTCCACTCGTTTCCAGTGACGGAGAATTACGTGGTGGTGCCGGAGATGCCGTTGAGATATTGTGCTCAAAACCTGCTGAAGGCGGAGCCTACACCGTTGTACAAGTTTGAGTGGCGGCCGGAGTCCAAAGCCTTTATGCATGTCATGTGCAAAGCTAGTGGAAACATT GTGGCAAGTGTAGAAGTGCCATTATTCATTACATTTCATTTCATAAATGCATATGAAGAGAGGGATGAAAAGGGAAGGATTACTGCTGTGATTGCTGATTGTTGCGAACATAACGCCAATCCTGTAATCTTAGACCGACTTAGGCTTCATAATTTGCGTGATTCTCTCAAATATCCCCTTCCAGATGCCAG AGTTGGAAGGTTCAGAATACCACTGGATGGGAGTGGATATGGGGAGTTGGAGGCAGCATTGGACCCTGATGAACATGGCAGAGGAATGGATATGTGCAGCTTCAATCCTGCTTACTTAGGCAAAAAATATAGATATGCCTATGCTTGTGGAGCCGAAAGACCCTGTAATTTCCCGAACACACTTACCAAG ATCGATTTGGTGAAGAAGATGGCCAAGAATTGGTATGAGGAGGGCACTGTCCCTTCCGAGCCTTTCTTTGTGGCTCGACCGGGTGCAACCGAAGAAGATGATG GAGTGGTGATCTCTATGGTCAGTGGGAAAAATGGAGAAGGGTATGCTTTACTACTAGATGGATCAACATTTGAAGAGATAGCCAGAGCAAAGTTTCCTTATGGTCTTCCTTATGGCCTACACGGTTGCTGGGTTCCCAAGAATTAG
- the LOC103488183 gene encoding probable transcriptional regulatory protein At2g25830, giving the protein MGSLRPFGVILQKFSLHSIIHKSPRFFHPHSNGLGSSSSLAAVTSSSPSWAFDSKLKSRGNQVRRIWMSPVCMGRRSCKIAGRKGAQDAKKAKLYAKIGKEVVSAVKRGGTSPTSNPLLTALLEKFKELDIPKEIFDRNIKRASEKGQEAYIEKTYEVYGYGGASMVVEVSTDKINRSVAAVREVLKDYGGKMADSGSVMFKFRRARVVNVKASNVDKDQLLNISLDAGAEDVIEPPEYEDDTEEDKSERYYKIVTSTENYLGILSKLREENIKFETDGGSELLPISSIEVDDEAMDLNKELMDKLLELDDVDAVYTDQK; this is encoded by the exons ATGGGTTCGCTCCGACCATTTGGAGTAATCCTTCAAAAGTTCTCCCTACATTCGATCATTCACAAATCCCCCCGTTTCTTCCATCCTCaca GTAATGGGTTGggttcatcatcatcattggCTGCCGTAACATCAAGTTCTCCTTCGTGGGCTTTTGATAGTAAGCTGAAAAGTCGTGGTAATCAAGTGCGAAGGATATGGATGTCTCCGGTTTGTATGGGCAGGCGTTCCTGCAAGATTGCTGGCCGGAAG GGTGCTCAGGATGCAAAGAAGGCAAAGCTTTATGCTAAGATTGGAAAGGAGGTTGTTTCTGC CGTTAAAAGGGGAGGAACAAGCCCCACATCCAATCCCCTTCTGACTGCCCTACTTGAGAAATTTAAGGAGCTTGATATTCCGAAAGAAATTTTTGATCGCAACATTAAGAGGGCTTCTGAGAAAGGACAAGAGGCTTACATAGAGAAAACTTACGAG GTATATGGTTATGGCGGTGCTAGTATGGTTGTTGAGGTCTCAACAGATAAGATAAATCGCTCAGTGGCAGCTGTTAGAGAAGTATTGAAGGACTATGGTGGAAAGATGGCAGATTCAGGATCTGTTATGTTCAAGTTCAGACGTGCTCGAGTTGTGAATGTTAAGGCCTCTAATGTTGACAAAGACCAGCTTCTCAACATATCTCTAGATGCGGGTGCAGAAGATGTTATTGAACCTCCAGAATATGAAGATGATACAGAAGAAGATAAGTCGGAAAG ATATTACAAAATTGTGACTTCCACGGAGAACTACTTAGGAATACTATCCAAGTTACGTGAAGAAAACATAAAGTTCGAAACTGACGGTGGTTCTGAGCTACTTCCCATAAGCTCTATTGAG GTGGATGATGAAGCTATGGACTTGAATAAAGAACTAATGGACAAGTTGCTTGAACTCGATGATGTCGATGCAGTTTATACTGATCAAAAGTGA